One segment of Poecile atricapillus isolate bPoeAtr1 chromosome 5, bPoeAtr1.hap1, whole genome shotgun sequence DNA contains the following:
- the ORC4 gene encoding origin recognition complex subunit 4 isoform X3: MKPSAMSKRKVKESSEENAVSISQVQKILRERFCRHCASGKLFGMKQQYRHLLELLKRTTVHGESNSALIIGPRGSGKTALLNHVLKDLREMKQVSENLLEVHLNGLLQTNDKVALKEITRQLQLENVVGDKVFGSFAENLAFLLEALKRGNRTSSCPILFVLDEFDLFVHHKNQTLLYNLFDISQSAQTPVTVIGLTCRQDILELLEKRVKSRFSHRQIYLMNSFDFKQYIKIFKKQLSLPAEFPDESFAQKWNNNVQHLSEDKTVQDVLQNLFQHTKDLRSLHLLLMLAGSAVTVHHPLLTAADLQEASRQRSTDSKANIVHGLSVLEICLIIAMKHLNEVYDGEPFNFQMVYNEFQKFIQRKAHSMYNFEKPVVMKAFEHLLQLELVKPLERPSVRAQREYLLMKLLLDSSQIMDALQLYPNCPTDVKQWAASSLSWL; the protein is encoded by the exons ATGAAACCTTCTGCAATGAGCAAGCGTAAGGTAAAGGAGAGCAGTGAAGAAAATGCTGTGTCCATTTCCCAG GTGCAAAAAATCTTACGTGAAAGATTCTGTCGCCACTGTGCTTCTGGAAAACTGTTTGGGATGAAGCAGCAGTACAG ACatttgctggagctgctgaaaaGAACCACGGTGCACGGGGAGAGTAATTCCGCCCTCATTATCGGGCCCCGGGGATCCGGGAAAACTGCG ttATTAAATCATGTCTTAAAAGACCTCAGGGAAATGAAACAAGTGAGCGAGAACCTCTTGGAAGTCCATCTGAATG GGCTTCTGCAGACAAATGATAAAGTGGCCCTGAAGGAGATcaccaggcagctgcagctggaaaatgTGGTTGGAGACAAAGTTTTT GGCAGTTTTGCTGAAAACCTTGCCTTCCTCCTTGAAGCTCTGAAGAGAG GAAACCGAACCAGCAGCTGCCCAATTTTGTTTGTCCTGGATGAATTTGATTTGTTTGTCCACCACAAGAACCAGACCCTGCTCTACAACCTCTTTGACATCTCCCAGTCTGCACAGACCCCAGTGACAGTCATTGGACTCACCTGTAGGCAG GATATCCTGGAGCTCTTGGAGAAGAGAGTAAAGTCAAGGTTCTCCCACAGACAGATATATTTGATGAATTCCTTTGATTTTAAACAATACATTAAGATATTTAAGAAACAGCTTTCTCTTCCTGCTGAATTTCCCGATGAGTCTTTTGCACAAAAATGGAATAATAATGTTCAG CATCTCTCAGAGGATAAAACTGTGCAGGACGTGCTGCAGAACCTGTTCCAGCACACCAAAGACCTGCGCTCGCTGCATTTGCTCCTG ATGCTGGCTGGCAGCGCCGTGACCGTGCACCACCCCCTGCTGACGGCTGCAGACCTGCAGGAGGCCAGCAGGCAGCGCAGCACCGACTCCAAGGCAAACATTGTCCATG GTTTGTCTGTGCTGGAAATCTGCCTCATCATAGCCATGAAACACCTGAATGAGGTCTATGATGGAGAACCATTCAACTTCCAGATGGTTTACAATG AATTCCAGAAGTTCATCCAGAGGAAGGCACATTCTATGTACAACTTTGAGAAGCCAGTTGTCATGAAG gcctttgagcacctgctgcagctggagctggtgaAGCCCCTGGAGCGGCCGTCGGTGCGGGCACAGCGGGAATATCTCCTgatgaagctgctgctggacagCAGCCAGATCATGGACGCGCTGCAGCTGTACCCCAACTGCCCCACGGACGTGAAGCAGTGGGCAGCCTCCTCCCTCAGCTGGCTCTGA
- the ORC4 gene encoding origin recognition complex subunit 4 isoform X1, protein MRPSARPSSARALASLRELRMQPVRRMKPSAMSKRKVKESSEENAVSISQVQKILRERFCRHCASGKLFGMKQQYRHLLELLKRTTVHGESNSALIIGPRGSGKTALLNHVLKDLREMKQVSENLLEVHLNGLLQTNDKVALKEITRQLQLENVVGDKVFGSFAENLAFLLEALKRGNRTSSCPILFVLDEFDLFVHHKNQTLLYNLFDISQSAQTPVTVIGLTCRQDILELLEKRVKSRFSHRQIYLMNSFDFKQYIKIFKKQLSLPAEFPDESFAQKWNNNVQHLSEDKTVQDVLQNLFQHTKDLRSLHLLLMLAGSAVTVHHPLLTAADLQEASRQRSTDSKANIVHGLSVLEICLIIAMKHLNEVYDGEPFNFQMVYNEFQKFIQRKAHSMYNFEKPVVMKAFEHLLQLELVKPLERPSVRAQREYLLMKLLLDSSQIMDALQLYPNCPTDVKQWAASSLSWL, encoded by the exons ATGCGCCCTTCCGCCCGCCCTTCATCTGCTCGGGCTCTGGCATCTCTGAGGGAGCTGCGGATGCAGCCTGTGAGGAGG ATGAAACCTTCTGCAATGAGCAAGCGTAAGGTAAAGGAGAGCAGTGAAGAAAATGCTGTGTCCATTTCCCAG GTGCAAAAAATCTTACGTGAAAGATTCTGTCGCCACTGTGCTTCTGGAAAACTGTTTGGGATGAAGCAGCAGTACAG ACatttgctggagctgctgaaaaGAACCACGGTGCACGGGGAGAGTAATTCCGCCCTCATTATCGGGCCCCGGGGATCCGGGAAAACTGCG ttATTAAATCATGTCTTAAAAGACCTCAGGGAAATGAAACAAGTGAGCGAGAACCTCTTGGAAGTCCATCTGAATG GGCTTCTGCAGACAAATGATAAAGTGGCCCTGAAGGAGATcaccaggcagctgcagctggaaaatgTGGTTGGAGACAAAGTTTTT GGCAGTTTTGCTGAAAACCTTGCCTTCCTCCTTGAAGCTCTGAAGAGAG GAAACCGAACCAGCAGCTGCCCAATTTTGTTTGTCCTGGATGAATTTGATTTGTTTGTCCACCACAAGAACCAGACCCTGCTCTACAACCTCTTTGACATCTCCCAGTCTGCACAGACCCCAGTGACAGTCATTGGACTCACCTGTAGGCAG GATATCCTGGAGCTCTTGGAGAAGAGAGTAAAGTCAAGGTTCTCCCACAGACAGATATATTTGATGAATTCCTTTGATTTTAAACAATACATTAAGATATTTAAGAAACAGCTTTCTCTTCCTGCTGAATTTCCCGATGAGTCTTTTGCACAAAAATGGAATAATAATGTTCAG CATCTCTCAGAGGATAAAACTGTGCAGGACGTGCTGCAGAACCTGTTCCAGCACACCAAAGACCTGCGCTCGCTGCATTTGCTCCTG ATGCTGGCTGGCAGCGCCGTGACCGTGCACCACCCCCTGCTGACGGCTGCAGACCTGCAGGAGGCCAGCAGGCAGCGCAGCACCGACTCCAAGGCAAACATTGTCCATG GTTTGTCTGTGCTGGAAATCTGCCTCATCATAGCCATGAAACACCTGAATGAGGTCTATGATGGAGAACCATTCAACTTCCAGATGGTTTACAATG AATTCCAGAAGTTCATCCAGAGGAAGGCACATTCTATGTACAACTTTGAGAAGCCAGTTGTCATGAAG gcctttgagcacctgctgcagctggagctggtgaAGCCCCTGGAGCGGCCGTCGGTGCGGGCACAGCGGGAATATCTCCTgatgaagctgctgctggacagCAGCCAGATCATGGACGCGCTGCAGCTGTACCCCAACTGCCCCACGGACGTGAAGCAGTGGGCAGCCTCCTCCCTCAGCTGGCTCTGA
- the ORC4 gene encoding origin recognition complex subunit 4 isoform X2 — MRPSARPSSARALASLRELRMQPMKPSAMSKRKVKESSEENAVSISQVQKILRERFCRHCASGKLFGMKQQYRHLLELLKRTTVHGESNSALIIGPRGSGKTALLNHVLKDLREMKQVSENLLEVHLNGLLQTNDKVALKEITRQLQLENVVGDKVFGSFAENLAFLLEALKRGNRTSSCPILFVLDEFDLFVHHKNQTLLYNLFDISQSAQTPVTVIGLTCRQDILELLEKRVKSRFSHRQIYLMNSFDFKQYIKIFKKQLSLPAEFPDESFAQKWNNNVQHLSEDKTVQDVLQNLFQHTKDLRSLHLLLMLAGSAVTVHHPLLTAADLQEASRQRSTDSKANIVHGLSVLEICLIIAMKHLNEVYDGEPFNFQMVYNEFQKFIQRKAHSMYNFEKPVVMKAFEHLLQLELVKPLERPSVRAQREYLLMKLLLDSSQIMDALQLYPNCPTDVKQWAASSLSWL, encoded by the exons ATGCGCCCTTCCGCCCGCCCTTCATCTGCTCGGGCTCTGGCATCTCTGAGGGAGCTGCGGATGCAGCCT ATGAAACCTTCTGCAATGAGCAAGCGTAAGGTAAAGGAGAGCAGTGAAGAAAATGCTGTGTCCATTTCCCAG GTGCAAAAAATCTTACGTGAAAGATTCTGTCGCCACTGTGCTTCTGGAAAACTGTTTGGGATGAAGCAGCAGTACAG ACatttgctggagctgctgaaaaGAACCACGGTGCACGGGGAGAGTAATTCCGCCCTCATTATCGGGCCCCGGGGATCCGGGAAAACTGCG ttATTAAATCATGTCTTAAAAGACCTCAGGGAAATGAAACAAGTGAGCGAGAACCTCTTGGAAGTCCATCTGAATG GGCTTCTGCAGACAAATGATAAAGTGGCCCTGAAGGAGATcaccaggcagctgcagctggaaaatgTGGTTGGAGACAAAGTTTTT GGCAGTTTTGCTGAAAACCTTGCCTTCCTCCTTGAAGCTCTGAAGAGAG GAAACCGAACCAGCAGCTGCCCAATTTTGTTTGTCCTGGATGAATTTGATTTGTTTGTCCACCACAAGAACCAGACCCTGCTCTACAACCTCTTTGACATCTCCCAGTCTGCACAGACCCCAGTGACAGTCATTGGACTCACCTGTAGGCAG GATATCCTGGAGCTCTTGGAGAAGAGAGTAAAGTCAAGGTTCTCCCACAGACAGATATATTTGATGAATTCCTTTGATTTTAAACAATACATTAAGATATTTAAGAAACAGCTTTCTCTTCCTGCTGAATTTCCCGATGAGTCTTTTGCACAAAAATGGAATAATAATGTTCAG CATCTCTCAGAGGATAAAACTGTGCAGGACGTGCTGCAGAACCTGTTCCAGCACACCAAAGACCTGCGCTCGCTGCATTTGCTCCTG ATGCTGGCTGGCAGCGCCGTGACCGTGCACCACCCCCTGCTGACGGCTGCAGACCTGCAGGAGGCCAGCAGGCAGCGCAGCACCGACTCCAAGGCAAACATTGTCCATG GTTTGTCTGTGCTGGAAATCTGCCTCATCATAGCCATGAAACACCTGAATGAGGTCTATGATGGAGAACCATTCAACTTCCAGATGGTTTACAATG AATTCCAGAAGTTCATCCAGAGGAAGGCACATTCTATGTACAACTTTGAGAAGCCAGTTGTCATGAAG gcctttgagcacctgctgcagctggagctggtgaAGCCCCTGGAGCGGCCGTCGGTGCGGGCACAGCGGGAATATCTCCTgatgaagctgctgctggacagCAGCCAGATCATGGACGCGCTGCAGCTGTACCCCAACTGCCCCACGGACGTGAAGCAGTGGGCAGCCTCCTCCCTCAGCTGGCTCTGA
- the ORC4 gene encoding origin recognition complex subunit 4 isoform X4, whose amino-acid sequence MKQVSENLLEVHLNGLLQTNDKVALKEITRQLQLENVVGDKVFGSFAENLAFLLEALKRGNRTSSCPILFVLDEFDLFVHHKNQTLLYNLFDISQSAQTPVTVIGLTCRQDILELLEKRVKSRFSHRQIYLMNSFDFKQYIKIFKKQLSLPAEFPDESFAQKWNNNVQHLSEDKTVQDVLQNLFQHTKDLRSLHLLLMLAGSAVTVHHPLLTAADLQEASRQRSTDSKANIVHGLSVLEICLIIAMKHLNEVYDGEPFNFQMVYNEFQKFIQRKAHSMYNFEKPVVMKAFEHLLQLELVKPLERPSVRAQREYLLMKLLLDSSQIMDALQLYPNCPTDVKQWAASSLSWL is encoded by the exons ATGAAACAAGTGAGCGAGAACCTCTTGGAAGTCCATCTGAATG GGCTTCTGCAGACAAATGATAAAGTGGCCCTGAAGGAGATcaccaggcagctgcagctggaaaatgTGGTTGGAGACAAAGTTTTT GGCAGTTTTGCTGAAAACCTTGCCTTCCTCCTTGAAGCTCTGAAGAGAG GAAACCGAACCAGCAGCTGCCCAATTTTGTTTGTCCTGGATGAATTTGATTTGTTTGTCCACCACAAGAACCAGACCCTGCTCTACAACCTCTTTGACATCTCCCAGTCTGCACAGACCCCAGTGACAGTCATTGGACTCACCTGTAGGCAG GATATCCTGGAGCTCTTGGAGAAGAGAGTAAAGTCAAGGTTCTCCCACAGACAGATATATTTGATGAATTCCTTTGATTTTAAACAATACATTAAGATATTTAAGAAACAGCTTTCTCTTCCTGCTGAATTTCCCGATGAGTCTTTTGCACAAAAATGGAATAATAATGTTCAG CATCTCTCAGAGGATAAAACTGTGCAGGACGTGCTGCAGAACCTGTTCCAGCACACCAAAGACCTGCGCTCGCTGCATTTGCTCCTG ATGCTGGCTGGCAGCGCCGTGACCGTGCACCACCCCCTGCTGACGGCTGCAGACCTGCAGGAGGCCAGCAGGCAGCGCAGCACCGACTCCAAGGCAAACATTGTCCATG GTTTGTCTGTGCTGGAAATCTGCCTCATCATAGCCATGAAACACCTGAATGAGGTCTATGATGGAGAACCATTCAACTTCCAGATGGTTTACAATG AATTCCAGAAGTTCATCCAGAGGAAGGCACATTCTATGTACAACTTTGAGAAGCCAGTTGTCATGAAG gcctttgagcacctgctgcagctggagctggtgaAGCCCCTGGAGCGGCCGTCGGTGCGGGCACAGCGGGAATATCTCCTgatgaagctgctgctggacagCAGCCAGATCATGGACGCGCTGCAGCTGTACCCCAACTGCCCCACGGACGTGAAGCAGTGGGCAGCCTCCTCCCTCAGCTGGCTCTGA